The following are encoded together in the Citrobacter arsenatis genome:
- a CDS encoding YejG family protein, with translation MMTLQLSIVHRLPQCYRWSVGFAGSKVEPIPQNGQSNENSLVALKLLSPDGDSAWSVMHKLSQALSDIEVPCSVLECEGEPCLFVNRQDEFAATCRLKNFGVAIAEPFSNNNPF, from the coding sequence GTGATGACATTACAACTCTCAATCGTTCATCGTCTGCCGCAGTGCTATCGTTGGTCGGTGGGTTTCGCAGGTTCAAAAGTTGAACCGATTCCGCAAAACGGTCAGAGCAATGAGAACAGCTTGGTGGCGCTCAAATTGCTTAGCCCTGATGGTGACAGCGCGTGGTCAGTCATGCATAAACTCAGCCAGGCCCTCAGCGACATTGAGGTACCTTGTTCTGTGCTGGAATGCGAAGGGGAGCCGTGCCTGTTTGTGAATCGCCAGGATGAATTTGCCGCGACCTGCAGACTGAAAAATTTCGGCGTGGCTATTGCTGAGCCGTTTTCAAATAACAATCCGTTTTGA
- a CDS encoding ABC transporter permease has protein sequence MSRLSPVNQARWARFRHNRRGYWSLWIFLVLFGLSLCSELIANDKPLLVRYDNSWYFPLFKNYSESDFGGPLATQADYQDPWLQQRLENQGWILWAPIRFGATSINFATDKPFPSPPSAQNWLGTDANGGDVLARILYGTRISVLFGLMLTLCSSVMGIMAGAIQGYYGGKIDLWGQRFIEVWSGMPTLFLIILLSSVVQPNFWWLLGITVLFGWMSLVGVVRAEFLRTRNFDYIRAAQALGVSDRSIILRHMLPNAMVAALTFLPFILCASITTLTSLDFLGFGLPLGSPSLGELLLQGKNNLQAPWLGITAFISVALLLSLLIFIGEAVRDAFDPNKAI, from the coding sequence ATGTCGCGATTAAGCCCCGTTAATCAGGCCCGCTGGGCGCGCTTTCGCCACAACCGCCGCGGCTACTGGTCGCTGTGGATCTTTTTGGTGCTGTTCGGTCTTAGTCTGTGTTCAGAACTGATTGCCAATGATAAGCCGCTGCTGGTGCGCTACGACAATAGCTGGTATTTCCCCCTGTTCAAAAACTACAGTGAAAGCGACTTCGGCGGACCGTTGGCGACCCAGGCTGATTATCAGGATCCGTGGCTACAGCAGCGCCTGGAAAACCAGGGCTGGATCCTGTGGGCACCAATACGCTTTGGGGCCACCAGCATTAACTTTGCCACCGATAAACCCTTCCCTTCCCCGCCTTCTGCGCAGAACTGGCTGGGGACAGACGCCAACGGCGGTGACGTGCTGGCGCGTATCCTCTACGGCACACGTATTTCTGTCCTGTTTGGTTTGATGCTAACCCTGTGCTCCAGCGTGATGGGGATCATGGCTGGCGCAATCCAGGGCTATTACGGCGGCAAGATAGACCTGTGGGGGCAACGATTCATTGAGGTTTGGTCAGGTATGCCAACGCTGTTTCTGATCATTCTGCTGTCGAGCGTGGTCCAGCCTAACTTCTGGTGGCTGCTGGGCATTACGGTGCTGTTTGGCTGGATGAGCCTGGTTGGCGTCGTGCGCGCTGAATTTTTACGTACCCGAAACTTTGATTATATTCGTGCCGCTCAGGCGCTCGGCGTAAGCGATCGCAGTATTATTCTGCGTCATATGCTGCCCAATGCGATGGTCGCCGCCCTGACCTTTTTACCGTTTATTTTATGCGCCTCAATAACCACCCTGACCTCACTGGATTTTCTTGGGTTCGGTCTACCGCTTGGTTCGCCATCTCTGGGAGAACTCCTGTTACAGGGCAAAAACAACCTGCAGGCACCGTGGCTTGGCATCACCGCGTTCATCTCCGTTGCCCTGCTACTATCGCTACTGATCTTTATTGGTGAAGCGGTACGCGACGCGTTCGATCCCAACAAGGCGATTTAA
- the rplY gene encoding 50S ribosomal protein L25, with amino-acid sequence MFTINAEVRKEQGKGASRRLRAANKFPAIIYGGAEAPIAIELDHDAVMNMQAKAEFYSEVLTIVVDGKEVKVKAQAVQRHAFKPKLTHIDFVRA; translated from the coding sequence ATGTTTACTATCAACGCTGAAGTACGTAAAGAGCAGGGTAAGGGTGCGAGCCGCCGCCTGCGTGCCGCTAACAAGTTCCCGGCAATCATCTACGGTGGCGCAGAAGCCCCGATTGCTATCGAACTGGATCACGATGCAGTTATGAACATGCAAGCTAAAGCTGAATTCTATAGCGAAGTTCTGACCATCGTTGTTGACGGTAAAGAAGTTAAAGTTAAAGCTCAGGCTGTACAGCGTCACGCTTTCAAGCCGAAGCTGACTCACATCGACTTCGTTCGCGCGTAA
- the rsuA gene encoding 16S rRNA pseudouridine(516) synthase RsuA, which translates to MRLDKFIAQQLGVSRAIAGREIRANRVTVDGEIVRNSAFKLLPEHDVEYDGNSLVQQNGPRYFMLNKPQGYVCSTDDPDHPTVLYFLDEPVAYKLHAAGRLDIDTTGLVLMTDDGQWSHRITSPRHHCEKTYLVTLESPVADDTAEQFARGVQLHNEKDLTKPAVLEVITPTQVRLTISEGRYHQVKRMFAAVGNHVVELHRERIGDIRLDDDLEPGEYRPLTEEEIASVNLTPR; encoded by the coding sequence ATGCGACTTGATAAATTTATCGCTCAGCAACTCGGCGTCAGCCGCGCTATTGCCGGGCGTGAGATCCGTGCTAACCGCGTTACCGTCGACGGTGAAATCGTCAGAAACAGCGCTTTTAAGCTGCTGCCAGAACACGACGTAGAATATGACGGTAATTCCCTGGTTCAACAAAATGGCCCGCGCTATTTTATGCTGAATAAGCCTCAGGGTTATGTTTGCTCAACGGATGACCCGGATCACCCGACGGTGCTCTATTTCCTTGATGAGCCGGTTGCCTACAAGCTGCATGCGGCAGGGCGTCTGGATATCGACACCACCGGACTGGTGCTGATGACCGATGACGGACAGTGGTCGCATCGCATCACATCGCCACGTCATCATTGTGAGAAAACCTATCTGGTGACGCTGGAGTCGCCAGTGGCAGACGATACCGCCGAACAGTTTGCCCGTGGCGTACAGTTGCATAACGAGAAAGACCTGACCAAACCGGCCGTGCTGGAAGTCATTACGCCAACTCAGGTGCGATTGACCATCAGCGAAGGGCGCTATCATCAGGTTAAACGTATGTTTGCTGCCGTGGGTAACCACGTTGTGGAACTGCACCGTGAACGGATTGGTGACATCAGGCTTGATGATGATCTGGAGCCGGGTGAATACCGCCCATTGACCGAAGAAGAAATCGCCAGCGTTAACTTAACCCCGCGTTAA
- a CDS encoding microcin C ABC transporter permease YejB, which yields MGAYLIRRLLLVIPTLWAIITINFFIVQIAPGGPVEQAVAAIEFGQSGALPGAGSEGVRASHAQTGVGNISDSNYRGGRGLDPEVIAEITRRYGFDKPIHERYFKMLWDYIRFDFGDSLFRSASVLTLIKDSLPVSVTLGLWSTLIIYLVSIPLGIRKAVHNGSRFDVWSSAFIIIGYAIPAFLFAILLIVFFAGGSYYDLFPLRGLVSANFDSLPWYQKVTDYLWHITLPVLATVVGGFAALTMLTKNSFLDEVRKQYVVTARAKGVSEKNILWKHVFRNAMLLVIAGFPATFISMFFTGSLLIEVMFSLNGLGLLGYESTVSRDYPVMFGTLYIFTLIGLLLNILSDISYTLVDPRIDFEGR from the coding sequence ATGGGCGCTTACCTGATTCGACGTCTGCTGCTGGTGATCCCAACGCTTTGGGCCATCATCACCATCAATTTTTTTATTGTGCAGATTGCCCCTGGCGGCCCGGTTGAGCAGGCCGTCGCCGCCATTGAATTCGGGCAAAGCGGGGCCTTACCCGGTGCGGGCAGCGAAGGTGTTCGCGCCAGCCACGCGCAAACCGGCGTTGGAAACATCAGTGACAGTAATTATCGAGGCGGTCGGGGTCTGGATCCGGAAGTGATCGCCGAAATCACTCGTCGCTATGGGTTTGATAAACCCATTCACGAACGTTATTTTAAAATGCTCTGGGACTACATTCGTTTCGATTTCGGCGATAGCCTGTTTCGTAGCGCCTCTGTGCTGACGCTTATCAAAGACAGCCTGCCTGTTTCCGTTACGCTCGGTCTGTGGAGTACGCTCATCATTTATCTGGTGTCGATCCCGCTTGGCATACGCAAAGCGGTGCACAACGGCAGCCGATTTGATGTGTGGAGCAGCGCATTCATTATTATCGGCTATGCCATACCGGCCTTTCTGTTTGCCATTTTGCTGATTGTCTTTTTTGCCGGGGGCAGCTACTACGACCTGTTCCCGCTGCGCGGACTGGTTTCCGCCAACTTTGACTCTCTGCCCTGGTATCAGAAAGTGACCGACTACCTGTGGCATATTACCCTGCCGGTGCTGGCGACGGTGGTTGGCGGGTTTGCCGCATTGACCATGCTGACCAAAAACTCATTTCTGGATGAGGTACGCAAGCAGTATGTTGTCACCGCGCGCGCCAAAGGCGTCAGCGAGAAAAATATTCTGTGGAAGCATGTGTTCCGCAATGCCATGTTGCTGGTGATCGCTGGTTTTCCGGCAACGTTTATCAGCATGTTTTTTACCGGCTCGCTGCTAATTGAAGTGATGTTCTCGCTGAATGGTCTGGGACTACTGGGTTATGAATCCACTGTATCACGCGACTACCCGGTCATGTTTGGCACGCTCTATATCTTCACCCTGATCGGCCTGCTGCTGAATATCCTCAGCGATATCAGCTATACGTTGGTCGATCCCCGTATTGATTTTGAGGGACGCTAA
- a CDS encoding YejL family protein: MPQISRYSDEHVEQLLNEMLNVLEKHKAPTDLSLMVLGNMVTNLINTSIAPAQRQAIANSFARALQSSINDDQAH, translated from the coding sequence ATGCCACAAATTTCCCGCTATAGTGACGAACACGTTGAACAACTGCTGAATGAGATGCTCAACGTACTGGAAAAACATAAGGCGCCGACCGACCTTTCCCTGATGGTACTGGGAAATATGGTGACTAACCTTATCAATACAAGCATCGCACCGGCCCAGCGCCAGGCGATTGCCAACTCTTTTGCCCGCGCATTACAGTCTTCGATAAACGACGACCAAGCGCATTAA
- the yejK gene encoding nucleoid-associated protein YejK, giving the protein MSLDINQIALHQLIKRDEQNLELVLRDSLLEPTATVVDMMAELHRVYSAKNKAYGLFSEESELAQTLRLQRQGEEDFLAFSRAATGRLRDELAKYPFADGGIVLFCHYRYLAVEYLLVAVLNNLSSMRVNENLDINPTHYLDINHADIVARIDLTEWETNPESTRYLTFLKGRVGRKVADFFMDFLGASEGLNAKAQNRGLLQAVDDFTNEAQLDKAERQNVRQQVYSYCNEQLQAGEEIELESLSKELSGVSEVSFSEFTADKGYELEESFPADRSTLRQLTKFAGSGGGLTINFDAMLLGERIFWDPATDTLTIKGTPPNLRDQLQRRTSGGK; this is encoded by the coding sequence ATGAGTCTGGATATCAACCAGATTGCCCTGCACCAGCTTATCAAACGTGACGAGCAGAACCTTGAGCTGGTCTTGCGCGATTCATTACTGGAACCGACAGCGACCGTTGTCGATATGATGGCTGAGCTGCATCGGGTTTATAGCGCCAAGAATAAAGCCTATGGCCTGTTTAGCGAAGAGAGTGAACTGGCGCAAACGCTGCGTTTACAGCGTCAGGGCGAAGAGGATTTTCTGGCCTTTAGCCGTGCCGCGACAGGGCGTTTGCGGGACGAACTGGCGAAATATCCTTTCGCCGACGGCGGTATTGTTCTGTTCTGCCATTACCGGTATCTGGCGGTAGAGTATCTGCTGGTCGCCGTGCTGAATAATTTAAGCAGCATGCGTGTCAATGAAAATCTGGATATCAACCCGACGCACTATCTGGATATCAATCATGCGGACATCGTGGCGCGTATTGATTTAACCGAGTGGGAAACCAACCCGGAGTCCACACGCTATCTGACGTTCCTGAAAGGGCGGGTAGGGCGCAAAGTTGCCGATTTCTTTATGGACTTCCTCGGTGCCAGCGAAGGTCTTAACGCCAAAGCGCAAAACCGTGGCCTGCTTCAGGCGGTCGATGACTTTACCAATGAGGCGCAACTCGATAAAGCCGAACGCCAGAACGTGCGTCAGCAGGTGTACAGCTACTGCAACGAGCAGTTGCAGGCTGGTGAAGAGATCGAGCTGGAGTCGCTGTCCAAAGAGCTTTCCGGTGTCAGTGAAGTTAGCTTCAGCGAATTTACCGCTGATAAAGGCTACGAGCTGGAAGAAAGCTTCCCGGCGGATCGCAGTACGCTGCGTCAGTTAACCAAATTTGCCGGCAGCGGCGGTGGGTTAACCATCAACTTCGATGCCATGTTACTTGGCGAGCGTATTTTCTGGGATCCGGCGACAGACACCTTGACCATCAAAGGTACGCCGCCGAACCTGCGCGATCAGCTCCAGCGCCGTACGTCGGGCGGGAAATAA
- a CDS encoding Bcr/CflA family multidrug efflux MFS transporter, translating into MTTRQNSSIAIVFILGLLAMLMPLSIDMYLPALPVISEQFGVPAGSAQMTLSTYILGFAVGQLLYGPMADSIGRKPVILGGTLVFAAAAVACALAQTIDQLIVMRFFHGLAAAAASVVINALMRDIYPKEEFSRMMSFVMLVTTIAPLLAPIVGGWVLVWLSWHYIFWILAVAAILASVMIFTLIKETLPVERRQPFRLRTTLGNFASLFRHKRVLSYMLASGFSFAGMFSFLSAGPFVYIEINHVSPQHFGYYFALNIVFLFVMTIINSRFVRRVGALNMFRTGLWIQFVMAGWMVFSALFGIGFWTLVVGVAAFVGCVSMVSSNAMAVILDEFPHMAGTASSLAGTFRFGIGAIVGALLSLATFNSAWPMIWSIAFCATSSILFYLYASRAKKR; encoded by the coding sequence GTGACCACCCGGCAGAACTCGTCAATTGCCATTGTCTTTATCCTTGGCTTATTAGCCATGCTGATGCCGTTGTCGATTGATATGTATCTTCCGGCGCTGCCTGTTATCTCTGAACAGTTTGGTGTGCCAGCAGGTAGCGCGCAGATGACCCTCAGTACCTATATTCTTGGGTTCGCGGTGGGGCAGTTGCTGTATGGTCCAATGGCCGACAGCATTGGGCGCAAGCCGGTGATACTGGGTGGGACGCTGGTGTTTGCGGCGGCGGCAGTTGCCTGTGCGCTGGCGCAAACTATCGATCAACTGATCGTGATGCGTTTCTTCCATGGTCTGGCGGCTGCGGCGGCGAGCGTGGTTATCAACGCCCTGATGCGCGATATCTATCCGAAAGAAGAGTTTTCGCGCATGATGTCATTCGTCATGCTGGTCACGACAATTGCGCCTTTGTTGGCACCTATCGTGGGGGGTTGGGTGCTGGTATGGCTGAGCTGGCATTACATCTTTTGGATCCTCGCCGTGGCGGCTATTCTGGCATCGGTGATGATCTTTACGCTGATTAAAGAGACCTTGCCGGTTGAGCGTCGCCAGCCATTTCGTCTGCGTACCACTCTGGGCAACTTTGCTTCACTGTTTCGCCATAAACGCGTACTGAGCTATATGCTGGCCAGTGGATTCAGCTTTGCCGGGATGTTCTCGTTTTTGAGCGCCGGACCCTTTGTCTACATTGAGATCAACCACGTTTCACCGCAGCATTTCGGCTATTACTTCGCGCTGAATATTGTTTTCCTGTTCGTGATGACCATTATCAACAGCCGCTTTGTTCGTCGGGTTGGCGCATTGAATATGTTCCGCACTGGGCTGTGGATCCAGTTCGTCATGGCGGGCTGGATGGTCTTTAGCGCGCTGTTCGGGATTGGTTTCTGGACGTTGGTGGTGGGCGTTGCGGCGTTTGTTGGCTGCGTATCGATGGTGTCATCCAACGCCATGGCGGTTATTCTGGATGAATTTCCGCACATGGCGGGAACGGCATCATCGCTGGCAGGGACGTTCCGCTTTGGCATCGGCGCCATCGTTGGGGCGTTGTTGTCTCTGGCAACCTTTAACTCGGCCTGGCCTATGATCTGGTCGATAGCGTTTTGTGCCACCAGTTCAATTCTCTTCTATCTCTACGCTAGCCGCGCTAAAAAACGGTGA
- a CDS encoding DEAD/DEAH box helicase, which translates to MIFTLRPYQKEAVDATLNYFRHHRTPAVIVLPTGAGKSLVIAELARVARGRVLVLAHVKELVAQNHAKYCALGLEADIFAAGLKRKESHGKVVFGSVQSVARNLDAFQGEFSLLIVDECHRIGDDEESQYQQILTHLTKVNPHLRLLGLTATPFRLGKGWIYHFHYHGMVRGDEKALFRDCIYELPLRYMIKHGYLTPPERLDMPVVQYDFSRLQAQSNGLFSEADLNQELKKQQRITPHIISQIIEFAQTRKGVMIFAATVEHAKEILGLLPADDAALITGDTPGAERDVLIEEFKAQRFRYLVNVSVLTTGFDAPHVDLIAILRPTESVSLYQQIVGRGLRLAPGKTDCLILDYAGNPHDLYAPEVGAPKGKSDNVPVQVFCPACGFANTFWGKTTADGTLIEHFGRRCQGWFEDDDGHREQCDFRFRFKNCPQCNAENDIAARRCRECDTVLVDPDDMLKAALRLKDALVLRCSGMVLQNGLDEKGEWLKITYYDEDGADVSERFRLHTPAQRTAFEQLFIRPHTRTPGIPLRWITAADILAQQALLRHPDFVVARMKGQYWQVREKVFDYEGRFRRAHELRG; encoded by the coding sequence ATGATTTTTACTCTTCGCCCGTACCAAAAAGAAGCCGTGGATGCCACGCTCAACTATTTTCGCCACCACCGCACACCGGCGGTTATCGTCCTGCCAACCGGCGCGGGCAAAAGTCTGGTGATTGCCGAACTGGCCCGCGTGGCGCGTGGTCGCGTACTGGTACTGGCGCACGTCAAAGAGCTGGTTGCACAAAACCACGCCAAATATTGCGCACTGGGGCTGGAAGCCGATATTTTTGCCGCAGGTCTGAAGCGTAAAGAGAGCCACGGGAAAGTGGTGTTTGGCAGCGTCCAGTCGGTGGCGCGTAATCTGGACGCCTTTCAGGGAGAGTTCTCGCTGCTTATCGTCGATGAATGCCATCGCATTGGCGATGATGAAGAGAGTCAGTATCAGCAAATCCTCACTCACCTGACCAAAGTAAATCCCCACTTACGCCTGCTCGGGCTTACCGCCACGCCTTTTCGTTTGGGTAAGGGCTGGATTTATCATTTTCATTATCACGGGATGGTACGTGGCGATGAAAAAGCACTGTTTCGCGACTGCATTTATGAATTACCTCTGCGCTACATGATTAAACACGGCTACCTGACGCCGCCAGAACGCCTCGACATGCCGGTAGTACAATATGACTTCAGCCGCCTGCAGGCACAAAGTAACGGCCTGTTCAGCGAGGCGGACCTGAATCAGGAGCTGAAAAAGCAGCAGCGAATCACGCCGCATATCATCAGCCAGATTATTGAGTTTGCCCAGACGCGCAAAGGGGTGATGATTTTCGCCGCCACCGTTGAACACGCCAAAGAAATTCTGGGCCTGCTGCCCGCTGACGACGCCGCGCTAATCACCGGAGACACGCCAGGCGCTGAGCGCGACGTGCTGATTGAAGAGTTCAAAGCTCAGCGCTTTCGCTATCTGGTGAATGTGTCGGTCCTGACCACCGGCTTCGATGCCCCACACGTCGACCTTATCGCCATTCTGCGCCCAACAGAGTCAGTTAGCCTTTACCAACAAATTGTCGGCCGTGGCTTGCGCCTTGCACCGGGTAAAACCGACTGTCTGATCCTCGATTACGCCGGCAACCCGCACGATCTGTACGCGCCGGAAGTGGGAGCGCCGAAAGGGAAAAGCGACAACGTCCCGGTACAGGTGTTCTGTCCTGCCTGCGGATTTGCCAACACCTTCTGGGGCAAAACCACGGCAGACGGCACGCTGATTGAACATTTTGGCCGCCGCTGCCAGGGATGGTTTGAAGATGATGACGGTCATCGCGAACAGTGCGATTTTCGTTTCCGTTTTAAAAACTGCCCACAGTGCAACGCGGAAAATGATATCGCCGCCCGCCGTTGTCGGGAGTGCGACACGGTGCTGGTAGACCCGGATGACATGCTGAAAGCCGCACTCAGGCTCAAAGATGCGCTGGTCCTGCGCTGTAGCGGTATGGTGTTACAAAACGGTCTGGATGAAAAAGGCGAATGGCTAAAAATCACCTATTACGATGAAGATGGCGCTGACGTCAGCGAACGCTTTCGTCTGCACACTCCCGCGCAGCGTACGGCCTTCGAACAACTGTTTATTCGCCCGCACACCCGAACGCCCGGCATTCCCTTACGCTGGATAACCGCCGCAGATATCCTCGCCCAGCAGGCGTTGTTACGTCATCCTGATTTCGTGGTAGCGCGCATGAAAGGTCAGTACTGGCAGGTCCGTGAAAAGGTGTTCGATTATGAAGGACGCTTTCGTCGGGCACATGAATTACGCGGTTAA
- the yejF gene encoding microcin C ABC transporter ATP-binding protein YejF, producing MTQPLLAIENLSVGFRQQETVRTVVNTLSLQVDAGQTLALVGESGSGKSVTALSILRLLPSPPAVYLSGDIRFHGESLLHADEQTLRGVRGNKIAMIFQEPMVSLNPLHNLEKQLYEVLSLHRGMRREAARAEILTCLDRVGIRQAAKRLADYPHQLSGGERQRVMIAMALLTRPELLIADEPTTALDVSVQAQILQLLRELQRELNMGLLFITHNLSIVKKLADSVAVMQNGQCVEQNRAAPLLTAPTHPYTQKLLNSEPSGDPVPLPAGQAPLLEVDKLRVAFPIRKGILKRVVDHNVVVNNVSFSLRPGETLGLVGESGSGKSTTGLALLRLITSQGSIVFDGLALHTLNRRQLLPVRHRIQVVFQDPNSSLNPRLSVLQIIEEGLRVHQPTLSAEQREAQVKAVMVEVGLDSETRHRYPAEFSGGQRQRIAIARALILKPSLIILDEPTSSLDRTVQAQILTLLKSLQEKHRLAYIFISHDLHVVRALCHQVIVLRQGEVVEQGQCEHVFNAPQQAYTRQLLALS from the coding sequence ATGACACAACCTCTGTTAGCTATTGAAAATTTGTCGGTAGGTTTTCGCCAACAAGAGACCGTGCGCACCGTGGTCAATACCCTCTCACTGCAGGTTGATGCCGGGCAAACTCTGGCGCTGGTGGGCGAGTCTGGCTCAGGTAAAAGCGTGACGGCGCTTTCTATTCTACGGTTACTACCGTCCCCTCCCGCAGTTTACCTTTCCGGCGATATACGCTTTCATGGCGAATCATTACTTCACGCCGACGAGCAAACGCTTCGCGGCGTTCGGGGGAATAAAATCGCCATGATTTTCCAGGAGCCGATGGTGTCATTGAACCCGCTCCACAACCTGGAAAAACAGCTTTATGAGGTGCTGTCTCTGCATCGGGGAATGCGCAGGGAAGCCGCACGGGCAGAGATTCTGACCTGTCTTGATCGCGTTGGCATCCGTCAGGCGGCCAAACGTCTCGCTGATTACCCGCACCAGTTATCCGGCGGTGAACGCCAGCGTGTGATGATCGCCATGGCGCTGCTAACCCGACCGGAGCTGCTAATTGCCGATGAACCGACCACCGCGCTGGATGTTTCCGTACAGGCGCAGATCCTGCAACTGCTGCGAGAGTTGCAGCGCGAGCTGAACATGGGGTTACTGTTTATCACCCACAACCTGAGCATTGTGAAAAAGCTGGCAGATTCCGTCGCGGTCATGCAAAACGGTCAGTGCGTTGAGCAAAATCGTGCCGCTCCGCTGCTCACTGCGCCAACGCATCCCTATACGCAGAAATTGTTAAACAGCGAACCTTCCGGCGATCCGGTGCCTTTACCTGCCGGACAAGCTCCGCTGCTGGAAGTGGATAAACTCCGCGTCGCCTTTCCCATCCGCAAAGGTATCCTGAAGCGCGTGGTGGACCACAACGTTGTAGTGAACAATGTCAGTTTTTCCCTCCGGCCCGGTGAAACGCTGGGGCTGGTTGGAGAGTCAGGCTCCGGAAAAAGCACTACCGGACTGGCGCTTCTGCGGCTAATCACCTCGCAGGGAAGCATTGTGTTCGATGGCCTGGCACTGCATACCTTAAATCGTCGCCAGCTGTTGCCGGTTCGTCACCGCATTCAGGTCGTATTCCAGGACCCCAACTCCTCGCTGAACCCGCGCCTGAGCGTGCTACAGATTATTGAGGAGGGGCTGCGCGTTCATCAGCCAACCCTGTCAGCTGAACAGCGCGAAGCGCAGGTGAAAGCGGTGATGGTAGAAGTGGGTCTGGACAGCGAAACGCGGCATCGTTATCCGGCGGAGTTTTCCGGCGGTCAACGTCAACGCATAGCCATTGCCAGAGCATTGATTCTCAAGCCTTCCTTGATCATCCTGGATGAACCAACATCATCGCTCGACAGAACCGTGCAGGCGCAAATTCTGACGTTGTTAAAGTCGTTACAGGAAAAACATCGGCTGGCTTATATTTTTATCAGCCATGATTTGCACGTAGTACGCGCGTTATGCCATCAGGTTATTGTGCTACGTCAGGGGGAGGTCGTGGAACAAGGGCAATGCGAGCACGTATTTAACGCGCCACAACAAGCATACACGCGTCAGCTGCTTGCGCTAAGCTGA